The Longimicrobium sp. genomic interval CATGCCGCCGCGCATTCTGTTGCACTTTACGCCGCACGGCCGCCCCCCGCCGGGGGTGGTCAGCGAGTTCGCGGCGGAGCGCGGCCTTCCCGTCGTCGATGCCACCGACGGCCGCGACGTGCTGGAGCGGGTGGGCCGCTCGTACCCGGCGGCGCTGGTGATCGACGCGACCCCGCCGCTGGACGCGGCTCTGGCAGTCTGCCGGGCCATCAAGGACGAGGCGTTCACCTCCGTCGTCCCCGTGATCGCCTACGCGACGGGGCAGGGCGAGGGCGACGACCCGGCGGCGCTTTCGCTGGAGGCCGGTGCCGACGAGGTGCTGAACCACAAGCTTTCGGAGCGCGAGTGCGCGCTACGGCTGCGGATGGCCCTGCGGCGGGCGGAGCGCGACGTGAGCGTGCACCCCACCACGCTGCTGCCGGGCACCGTGCAGATCGAGCGCGACATCGGCCGGCGGCTCCTGACGGGCGAAAAGTTCGCGGTCTGCTACTGCGACCTCGATCATTTCAAGGAATTCAAC includes:
- a CDS encoding diguanylate cyclase translates to MPPRILLHFTPHGRPPPGVVSEFAAERGLPVVDATDGRDVLERVGRSYPAALVIDATPPLDAALAVCRAIKDEAFTSVVPVIAYATGQGEGDDPAALSLEAGADEVLNHKLSERECALRLRMALRRAERDVSVHPTTLLPGTVQIERDIGRRLLTGEKFAVCYCDLDHFKEFNDRYGYNNGDRVILILSRILRDVVRAHSPTAFVGHIGGDDFIFNAPLDDFRKCCEEVISVFSELIDLHYTPEDRERGSFFGKDRRGEGYEVPLMTLSIGVVTNEHRSFVHTAQISQLATEMKAYAKTFSGSIYVVDRRHGGESALAAATASDENASGDHTQ